The DNA region TATGTGGATTGGCCGCTACGGCGGTATTCCTCGTTATGGCTGGGACAGCCTCAGCCGATGGGACGTTTGAAGGTCGGAAAAAGTGTTTTAATTGCCATAAGGGAGAGGGCGAAGCCTGGGAGAAGACCCTGCATGGGAAGGCAATGGAGTCGCTCAAGCCAAGCAGAGGTAAGAAGAAGGACGAGGCGATGGTTAAGGCCAAACTTGACCCTAAAAAGGATTATACGAAAGACAAGGATTGCGTTGGATGCCACGTTGACGGGTTCGGTAAGGAAGGTGGGTACGTCATTGAAGAGCCGGAAAAATTCTTAACCGGCGTTGGGTGCGAATCCTGTCACGGAGCAGGAAGTGACTACCGTAAGATTCACCGCAAAGCTGGTGAAGCTTATGAAAAGTCACAAAAGACCACAGAACGAGCCAGTCTTGTGGAGGCTGGCCAAGACTTTGAATTTCAAGAAAAGTGTAATGCCTGCCATTTGAACTATGAAGGTTCACCATGGAAGGGTGCAAAGAAGCCCTACACACCGTTTACACCTACCGTGGACAAGAAGTACTCGTTTGATTTTGAGAAGTATGTGAGAGACGACAAAGCGATGCATACGCATTTCAAGCTCGCAGGGACATTCACTGGTCCACCTATGCCGAAATTCCACGAGGAATTCCAAAAAAACGCCAAGCCAGCAGTGAAGTCCGATAAGGGCGGGGATGAATAACAATGCCAAAGTTGGGGACATTAATTACTGGAGCAGTTCTTGGGATAGGGCTCATCACCGTAGTCTTTGGCGGTGAAGCAGCGATATCAAGAACTGAGTTTTGTATCAGTTGTCACTCGGAAATTTATCCCTACGAGGAGTTGAAAAAGTCCTCGCACTGGGGCGCGATTGGTATGGACCCCGGTTGTAAGGACTGCCATGTGCCTCAGGGGCTGTCGAATTTCCATAAGGCCGTGTGGACTCACGTGGTGGACGGAGTTCCGTTCTTGATTAAGGAATTTACCACTGACTACTCAACTGTTGAAAAGTTCAATGAGCATAGGCCAGAAGCAGCATTCCGCGCACGGATGAAGCTGAAGGAGTGGGATAGTCTCACCTGTCGGACTTGTCACAAGAATACTAAGCCGCCGGGAGCTTCAGCCAAGGCTGCGCATGCCAAGATGCAAAGCGAAGGAGCTACTTGTATCGATTGCCACCAGAATCTGGTGCATAAAAAAGTTCCCGAACATGATCTAAATGCAAGTATTGCGCAGGGGAAGCCGGTGATCAAGGAAGTGAAGAAAAAGGCGGACGACGACGAAGACTAGAGCGTCCTCGGTCGTTTCTGCTGAGGGTTCTGCAATAAGGCCGTGCATCGTCACCGATGCACGGCCTTATGCGTTCATGAAAACGATACGGTTCAGTGGAGATCGTTATTGTAAGGGGCCGTTTAATCGGAGCGAGGTGTTTTCTGATGCGCCAGTGAGTGCTCGTTTTCGGAGCTTTTCCCGCCATCTGGATGAGAGAGCATCACAATCGGCAAGTTCCTGTGCGGCTTGTAAATCTTGGATGCGCTGGTGCATCACCTGGTTTGCGACTGCTACGGTCCATTGCGGATAGGGACGCTTCCGTAGGACGAGGTTCTTTCCCACCTGAACGTGTCCCTCCTTGAGGACACGGAAATACCAGCCAGTGCGACCCGTTTCCTGAACCTGCACCGCTAGGTCTCTGATTTTCCAGTAGCGCGCCAGTTTCCAGCAGGGTTGTCGTGGCTGAGAGATTTGTACCGTCGCATCTCCGATTTGAAAGACGTCACCAATGCACACGTGCTGTTCCAATACACCGTGCGTGGTAAAATTTTCCCCAAAACCTCCCATGGGGAGCGAGGGTAACCCAATTGCTTGTTCCCAATAGGGATAATGTTCGCGAGGGTAGACATTCACAGCCTTATCAACGCCCCCATGATTTTCAAGATCGGCTTGCCCATCTCCTGCAAGATTAAGCACTCCCAACCAAATCGATTCGGTTGTTGGCTCCTTG from Nitrospira sp. includes:
- a CDS encoding cytochrome c family protein, with the protein product MNYRILCGLAATAVFLVMAGTASADGTFEGRKKCFNCHKGEGEAWEKTLHGKAMESLKPSRGKKKDEAMVKAKLDPKKDYTKDKDCVGCHVDGFGKEGGYVIEEPEKFLTGVGCESCHGAGSDYRKIHRKAGEAYEKSQKTTERASLVEAGQDFEFQEKCNACHLNYEGSPWKGAKKPYTPFTPTVDKKYSFDFEKYVRDDKAMHTHFKLAGTFTGPPMPKFHEEFQKNAKPAVKSDKGGDE
- a CDS encoding NapC/NirT family cytochrome c translates to MPKLGTLITGAVLGIGLITVVFGGEAAISRTEFCISCHSEIYPYEELKKSSHWGAIGMDPGCKDCHVPQGLSNFHKAVWTHVVDGVPFLIKEFTTDYSTVEKFNEHRPEAAFRARMKLKEWDSLTCRTCHKNTKPPGASAKAAHAKMQSEGATCIDCHQNLVHKKVPEHDLNASIAQGKPVIKEVKKKADDDED
- a CDS encoding MOSC domain-containing protein produces the protein MSTGHTATIISLQVGLPRRMTSGDVSNQSGSQQEWTTGFFKEPTTESIWLGVLNLAGDGQADLENHGGVDKAVNVYPREHYPYWEQAIGLPSLPMGGFGENFTTHGVLEQHVCIGDVFQIGDATVQISQPRQPCWKLARYWKIRDLAVQVQETGRTGWYFRVLKEGHVQVGKNLVLRKRPYPQWTVAVANQVMHQRIQDLQAAQELADCDALSSRWREKLRKRALTGASENTSLRLNGPLQ